The following coding sequences lie in one Pseudomonas sp. SL4(2022) genomic window:
- the trxB gene encoding thioredoxin-disulfide reductase, translating into MSEVKHSRLIILGSGPAGYSAAVYAARANLKPVIITGIQPGGQLTTTTEVDNWPGDVEGLTGPALMERMQKHAERFETEIVYDHIHTAELQSRPFTLKGDSGTYTCDALIIATGASAQYLGLPSEEAFSGKGVSACATCDGFFYRNQVVAVIGGGNTAVEEALYLSNIAKEVHLVHRRDKLRSEKILQDKLFDKAANGNVVLHWNHALEEVLGDNTGVTGARLKNTQTGATTDLPLAGVFIAIGHKPNTDLFHGQLEMRDGYLLIKGGNEGNVTATSIEGVFAAGDVADHVYRQAITSAGAGCMAALDVEKFLDDN; encoded by the coding sequence TGCCGGTTATAGTGCTGCCGTCTACGCTGCCCGCGCCAACCTCAAGCCTGTAATCATTACCGGCATCCAGCCCGGTGGTCAGTTGACCACCACCACTGAAGTGGACAACTGGCCTGGCGATGTTGAAGGCTTGACCGGTCCCGCGTTGATGGAGCGCATGCAGAAGCATGCCGAGCGTTTTGAAACCGAGATCGTCTACGACCATATCCACACCGCCGAGTTGCAATCGCGCCCTTTCACGTTAAAAGGCGACAGCGGCACTTACACCTGTGATGCACTGATCATTGCCACGGGTGCATCGGCGCAGTATCTGGGCTTGCCATCCGAAGAAGCGTTTTCCGGCAAGGGCGTATCGGCCTGCGCCACCTGCGATGGCTTTTTCTATCGCAACCAAGTGGTCGCGGTGATTGGTGGCGGCAATACTGCGGTCGAAGAAGCGCTGTACCTGTCGAATATCGCCAAGGAAGTTCACCTTGTGCATCGCCGCGATAAACTGCGCTCCGAGAAAATCCTTCAGGACAAACTGTTCGACAAGGCCGCCAACGGCAACGTGGTCCTGCACTGGAACCACGCACTTGAAGAAGTCCTGGGCGACAACACTGGCGTCACCGGTGCACGCCTGAAGAACACTCAGACCGGTGCGACCACCGACCTGCCGCTGGCCGGTGTGTTTATTGCTATTGGTCATAAACCTAACACCGACCTGTTCCACGGGCAGTTGGAAATGCGCGACGGTTACCTGCTGATCAAGGGTGGTAACGAAGGTAACGTCACTGCCACCAGCATCGAAGGGGTATTCGCTGCCGGTGATGTAGCCGACCATGTCTATCGCCAGGCCATTACCTCGGCAGGTGCTGGCTGCATGGCCGCGCTGGATGTCGAAAAGTTCCTTGACGATAATTGA
- the aat gene encoding leucyl/phenylalanyl-tRNA--protein transferase, protein MLTWLQRESLDFPPLNSALREPNGLLAAGGDLHPERLIKAYRHGCFPWFQDGQPILWWSPDPRTILLPDELHISRSLAKVLRQGRYQVSFDQAFTDVIRACAAPRTYAAETWITSPMQDAYLELHRRGIAHSVEVWRGNELVGGLYGLAMGQLFFGESMFSRADNASKVGFVTLVEHLKRWGFVLIDCQMPTEHLLSLGAQTISRAAFTGYLSDHLDQPNQADWVA, encoded by the coding sequence ATGCTGACGTGGTTGCAACGCGAGTCACTGGACTTTCCTCCACTCAATAGCGCCCTGCGCGAACCCAATGGGCTGTTGGCGGCGGGTGGCGATTTACATCCCGAACGCCTGATCAAAGCCTATCGCCATGGCTGCTTCCCCTGGTTTCAGGATGGTCAACCAATTCTCTGGTGGTCGCCCGATCCGCGTACGATTCTGCTACCCGATGAGCTGCATATCTCGCGCAGCTTGGCCAAGGTATTACGCCAAGGCCGCTACCAAGTGAGCTTTGATCAGGCGTTCACCGATGTCATTCGCGCCTGCGCAGCGCCACGCACTTATGCGGCAGAAACCTGGATTACCAGCCCAATGCAGGACGCTTACCTGGAACTGCACAGACGCGGCATCGCTCATTCGGTCGAGGTCTGGCGTGGTAATGAACTGGTTGGAGGGCTGTACGGCCTGGCCATGGGCCAACTGTTCTTTGGTGAGTCGATGTTCAGCCGTGCGGACAACGCTTCCAAGGTGGGTTTTGTCACGCTGGTTGAACACTTGAAACGCTGGGGCTTTGTGTTGATCGATTGCCAGATGCCGACCGAGCACCTGCTCAGTCTCGGCGCTCAGACGATTTCCCGTGCAGCGTTTACCGGTTACCTGAGTGACCACCTTGACCAACCCAACCAGGCTGACTGGGTTGCCTAG